In Notolabrus celidotus isolate fNotCel1 chromosome 8, fNotCel1.pri, whole genome shotgun sequence, a genomic segment contains:
- the zgc:92907 gene encoding UDP-N-acetylglucosamine transferase subunit ALG13 homolog: MKNVFVTVGTTCFDELIETITCSESVQALKARGYERLVLQVGRGSVLPEADSSPHIRLEAFRFKDSIADDMKQADLVVSHAGAGSCLEALGAGKPLLVVVNDKLMDNHQLELAQQLHMDSHLLYCTCSTLTETLRTMDLSTLQPYQPGQPKHFANFLDKALGVQ, from the exons ATGAAGAATGTATTTGTAACAGTCGGCACCACGTGCTTTGATGAGCTCATAGAAACGATCACGTGCTCGGAGTCCGTTCAG GCTCTAAAAGCTCGTGGGTATGAGCGTCTGGTTCTTCAGGTTGGAAGAGGATCAGTTCTTCCAGAGGCAGACAGCTCTCCTCACATCAGACTTGAGGCTTTTCGATTCAAAGACTCGATAGCAGATGACATGAAACAGGCAGACCTTGTCGTCAGCCATGCAG GGGCAGGAAGCTGTTTGGAGGCCCTCGGAGCGGGCAAGCCTCTGCTGGTCGTAGTAAATGACAAACTGATGGACAACCACCAGCTGGAGCTTGCCCAGCAGCTCCACATGGACTCCCACTTGCTGTACTGCacatgcag cacCCTGACAGAAACTTTGAGGACCATGGATCTCTCTACTCTTCAGCCCTACCAGCCCGGACAGCCGAAGCATTTTGCAAACTTTTTGGACAAAGCTCTTGGTGTTCAGTGA
- the si:zfos-80g12.1 gene encoding sestrin-3, with protein MILCTNKMEYPLRSQFQRVHKQVMVNGEKERVSLLFMKALVSRGSVDAVYQQMASHPQYLESFLRTQHYILHMDGPLPLPYRHYIAIMATARHHCNYLVYLHSAQFLRVGGDPLWLEGLEAAPARLRLLDRINKVLAHQPWLAACSDIQTLLKSGEQCWSLAELVQAVVILAHCHALCSFVVGCETDSDFVPLSKSPNGTPPTFCPFDAANGNTNVPQSLAALSEHKTRRRSLDSSCDMVCLKERIQKSQEECEKREERLLQTQTLQQTDMEEEEEMICFADPTRFITDPDFCYHEFARREEDHFQVFRVQDYSWEDHGFSLVNRLYSDIGHLLDDRFRSVTTLPSLHSPDLKRAIWNYIHCVLGIRYDDYDYGEVNQLLERDLKLYIKNLACYPDATKTPVYPLSWAPLKSSERIHVNLLIMEARLQAELLYALRAITQYMIA; from the exons ATGATCCTCTGTACGAATAAAATGGAGTACCCCCTCAGATCCCAGTTCCAGCGAGTCCACAAACAG GTGATGGTGAACGGTGAAAAGGAGCGGGTGTCGCTGCTGTTCATGAAGGCTCTGGTCAGCAGGGGGAGCGTGGACGCAGTGTATCAGCAGATGGCCTCTCACCCTCAGTATCTTGAGAGCTTCCTGCGCACGCAGCACTACATCCTGCACATGGACGGGCCCCTGCCTCTGCCATACCGCCATTACATCGCCATCATG GCTACTGCACGGCATCACTGCAACTACCTGGTGTACCTGCACTCTGCTCAGTTTCTGCGGGTGGGTGGGGATCCTCTGTGGTTGGAGGGTTTGGAGGCGGCACCTGCTCGCCTTCGTCTCCTTGACCGCATCAATAAGGTGCTGGCTCACCAACCCTGGCTAGCTGCCTGCTCAGACATTCAG actcTGCTGAAGTCAGGCGAGCAGTGCTGGTCTCTGGCTGAGCTAGTTCAAGCCGTGGTGATCCTGGCCCATTGCCACGCCCTCTGCAGCTTTGTGGTTGGCTGTGAAACAGACTCAGACTTTGTCCCTCTCTCCAAATCTCCCAACGGTACCCCGCCGACCTTCTGCCCCTTCGATGCTGCCAACGGCAACACCAACGTGCCTCAGTCTCTTGCTGCTCTGTctgaacacaaaacaagacgACGG TCTCTAGACTCCAGCTGTGACATGGTGTGTCTAAAGGAAAGGATCCAGAAGTCTCAGGAGGAGtgtgagaagagagaagagcGTCTGCTGCAGACCCAAACACTCCAGCAAACag acatggaggaagaggaggagatgatttGCTTCGCAGACCCAACTCGTTTTATCACGGACCCCGACTTCTGCTATCACGAGTTCGCTCGGAGGGAGGAGGACCACTTTCAAGTGTTTAGAGTTCAG GACTATTCGTGGGAGGACCACGGCTTCTCCTTAGTTAACAGGTTGTATTCAGACATTGGGCACCTCCTGGACGACCGGTTCAGAAGCGTGACCACCCTACCCTCACTGCACAGTCCCGACCTGAAGAGGGCGATCTGGAACTACATCCACTGTGTGTTAGGAATACG gtACGATGATTATGATTACGGAGAAGTGAATCAGCTGCTGGAACGAGATTTGAAGCTGTACATAAAGAATTTAGCCTGTTATCCTGATGCCACCAAAACTCCAGTGTATCCGTTGAGCTGGGCTCCGCTAAAGAGTTCAGAACGG